The Thermocladium sp. ECH_B genomic interval CCACGCCATTATTGACTTGAAATCATCGCCGACCTCATTTGCGTATTTAACCATGTACTTATAATTATTTATTGCGAGCGAGGCATCGCCAGACGATGCTGGGCCTCCCTTCACTAAATCTCTAATCATACTGTATGAATTAGCCCATAAGCTAGAGGATACGTTTTTAAGCGCGGGAGCGCTTAAGTATGAATACCCAGCGCTGGGTCCTCTTTGGGGAGTTTGAATTAAATTATAGGTAATCATGCCCGCATTCCTATTATCCTCAATGCTCTGTATTACCCAATTAACCCATAGATTTGACCGCTCAAAATTACTCTTAGTTATGGTAGCTTTCCCCAATAAGTATGATCCATTTCTATTGATTGCGATCATGGATTGCCATTTATCGGGCTCATGGGATCTTGGGCATCACTGATCGAGACGGATCTTCCTCTCATTGCCGGAGAGGGGACCACGGGATAATGCATCGCTGACCTCATCATAGGCTAGCATCACTCCATAAATGGGTTGTATCCCAGCAATATTAATGCCTTGATACCCACTTACCGATACCGTGCTTGCAATGCTCATTCGTGCTTCTTCAAGCAAGGAGTGATACTTCACGCTCTCTTTATCTTCATTAAACGGCATTTCCATGCAGTCCATTGAGGTGGGAGAATTGAATCACGTCATTGGATCATCATTGTCCCCAGACACAGCATTTGGATAATGCTTGTGCCTAGCATAGCAGACTCATTGCCATGAGTCTATATGTCAGAAACATTATTTATATAGTATTAACTTACTTATAAATCTTACTTAGAGTATTATTATCCTTTGTTTTAACTTGTTTGAAAATGCCTTAAAAATTTGTAATAAATATTATAAAGCATGGGCATGACTATGGCTGAGAAGGTGCTGGCCACTCACACTAATTCATATAAGGTTAAGGCGGGCGACTTCGTATTAGCCAGCCCAGACCTAGTCTTGTTGAATGATATAAGTGGACCCCTCGCCATAAAGCAACTCGAAAACCATGAAGTTAATATAGCTATGCCAAGCAAGGTAGTGATCGTGCTGGATCACTTATCTCCCCCTCCCACAATAATGGCGGCTCAGAATAATAAAGCAATGAGGCTATTTGCGGGGAAGGAATCAATAAAATTATTTGATGTGGGGGAGGGAATAGAACACACCTTGCTGCCCGAGAGGAACCTCATTAAGCCGGGTTACCTAGTGGCTGGGGGAGATTCCCATACCGTTACCTATGGAGCATTCAATGCCTTCGGTTCAGGCTTTGGGGCAACCGATATTGCGGTAACCATGGCTCTTGATCTCCTTTGGTTAAAGGTGCCTGAAGCACAGAAGTTCACTGTGGTGGGGCAAAGAGCCCCATTCACTACAGGAAAGGACTTGATTCTAACAATTATTAGGGATATAGGGGTTGATGGCGCTAATTACCAATCAATGGAGTTCATGGGAAGCGGGTTACTGGGGTTCAACATAGATGAATATATGGCTATCTGCAACATGTCAGTGGAGGCTGGAGCCAAGACCTGCATCATCGAGGCAAATGATGCTATTAAGGAATGGGCGAAGACCAAGCTTGGTTCCGATAAACATCAATACGTTAAGCCTGACCCCGATGCCCGGTACGTGGAGGAATGGATATATGATGCATCGCGATTAGAGCCCATGGTTGCGAAGCCTCATACTCCAAGCAATGCAGTGCCGGTGAGCGAGGCTGAGGGGATACACGTGGATGAGGTCTATATTGGCAATTGCGCTAATGGAACATTAACCGATTTGAGGCAAGCAGCATCAGTATTGAGGGGGCGACGAGTAGCTAAGGGGACTCGGCTAATAATAGTGCCGGCGACTCGAGGCATATATGTAGAGGCGCTACGTGAGGGATTAATTGATGTATTCATTAATGCCGGCGCAGTGATTTCGCCGCCCACGTGCGGTGCATGTGCCGGGCTTCACATGGGGCTCCTAGGCGATGGGGAAACCGCCGTCGCCACAATTAATAGGAACTTCATTGGAAGAATGGGCTCCCCAAAGGCAAGCGTGTACTTGGCTAATGCATATGTGGCGGCGGCAGCAGCAGTGACCGGGGAAATAACTCATCCAGGTAAGATAATTAATTGGGGGCAGGAGTGATCTACATGATAATTAGGGGAACCATTCACTTAGCTGGAGATAATGTGGATACTGATGTAATAATACCGGCAAGGTACCTAACATCAATTGACCCGAACTACATAGTTGAGCACTTATTTGAGGGGGTTGAGCCGGATTTCCATAAGCGGATTACCCGGGGAGATATATTGATTGCTGGGAAGAACTTCGGCAGCGGCTCCTCCAGGGAACAAGCAGCAATGGGCCTAAAAGCCGCTGGTATTTATGCAATTATTGCCAAGAGCTTCGCCCGCATATTCTATAGGAACGCCGTTAATATTGGACTCCCGCTCTTTATAGCTCCAAGCGCTATTGATTATGTGCATTCACTATTAAAGAGCGGCGGGGCCAAGGGAGTGGGAACATACATATTGTCCCTAGATGTGGGGGCCGAGATAGATGTAGAGGAGGGAGTCATTAGGATTAAGGGGGAAACCTTCCCGTTCTCTCCATTGCCTGAATTCATTAAGGAAATAATGCTTGGCGGCGGGGTGTGGCCGTGGGTTAAATCCATGATTGGGAAGAGGCATTAATGAGTTTTGCAATAGTTAATTTTTGTTTCAACATAAAACGTGTTAAATAAAAATATTTAAGATAGCAAGTATTTATTTACAAATGCAAAAAGATACTGGATACACCATAGCAGGTAGGATTGAACGTATACCATGGAACTCCTTCTATACTAGGCTCGTCATTCTACTCTCAATAGGGGAATTCTTCGAGCTATACGACTTATTCCTAGGAGGCTTCGCGGCTGTGCCAATATCTAAGTACTTCCATGTATCAATAGCCGCCTCCATATACTATACCGTGGCGGTGCTCTTCTTGGGGGCATTCATAGGCGCCATAGTGTTCACAATTATCGGGGATGCATGGGGACGACGAACAGCCCTCCTATTCAACTTAACACTAATGAGTTTGGCTTACCTAGCTACGCCGTTTGCTCCAAACATAGTTACGCTTGGAGCGCTGCGATTCATCGCCGGGCTCGGCATTGGCCCTGAAGCATTAATTGTAATAGATATACTTAGCACCGAGTTCTTCCCGGCAAAATTCAGGGGAAGAGCATTATCCACCGCATACACCATAGCTTGGTTAGCGCCCATAGTTGTGGCTGGATTGGCTTATGTACTGCTTCCCTATAAATACGGTGGATTATATGGCTGGCAATGGTTATTCATAATAGGAGGCCTAGGCATACTGCTTGTTTTACCGTTCAGGTTCCTAATCCCGGAATCCCCCAGGTGGCTTGAGGTTCATGGACGAAAGGCGGAGGCGGATGCCATAGTAGCCAAGATGGAGAGCATCGCTAGGAGGGAAAAAGGCGAGCTGCCGGAACCACCGAGGCTGGAGGTGGTGGAGAGCAAGAGAATACCGTTCAGTGAATTATTTAGTGGGGAATACAGGAAGAGAACCATAATGCTTTGGATATTCGAGTTCCTCCAGGCAGGCGTTTATTATGGATTCGCGTCCCTCGCGCCCAGCGTTCTCTACGCTAAGGGCTTCACCATAGTTAAGACCCTTGAGTACACCTTCATAATATACACATCCTACTTCCTGTCCTCAGTGGCCTCCATATTCGTCATAGATAGCGTCAAGTTCGATAGGAAATGGCAAACCGCCCTCGTGATGTTACTGATGGGCATCGATGGATTAGCGTTTGGATACGCCATAACTCCCTTAGAGGCAGTGGCCACGGGCTTCTTGTTTGGCTTCCTATCCAACATATTCTCGAACGCATTTCATCAATATGGAGCTGAATTATATCCAACCAGGATACGCGCATTCGCAGATGGCGTTCAATACTCCCTTAGCAGGCTTGGCAATTATATTTGGTTAACTGCATTACCACTAGTGCTTCAGTCCTATGGGCCTGGAGCCATGTATGCAGTGGTGCTAGTAATGGCCATAATCGTCTTCATAGATGTGGCCATACTGGGCCCACGCGCATCCCAGATCCAGCTAGAGAATCTAAGCAAGTAATCATTCCCCATTGAAACTTGTTAAAAAATGATTTATTTC includes:
- a CDS encoding MFS transporter; translated protein: MQKDTGYTIAGRIERIPWNSFYTRLVILLSIGEFFELYDLFLGGFAAVPISKYFHVSIAASIYYTVAVLFLGAFIGAIVFTIIGDAWGRRTALLFNLTLMSLAYLATPFAPNIVTLGALRFIAGLGIGPEALIVIDILSTEFFPAKFRGRALSTAYTIAWLAPIVVAGLAYVLLPYKYGGLYGWQWLFIIGGLGILLVLPFRFLIPESPRWLEVHGRKAEADAIVAKMESIARREKGELPEPPRLEVVESKRIPFSELFSGEYRKRTIMLWIFEFLQAGVYYGFASLAPSVLYAKGFTIVKTLEYTFIIYTSYFLSSVASIFVIDSVKFDRKWQTALVMLLMGIDGLAFGYAITPLEAVATGFLFGFLSNIFSNAFHQYGAELYPTRIRAFADGVQYSLSRLGNYIWLTALPLVLQSYGPGAMYAVVLVMAIIVFIDVAILGPRASQIQLENLSK